A genomic stretch from Hymenobacter psoromatis includes:
- a CDS encoding Ohr subfamily peroxiredoxin — protein sequence MKINKVFTAQAKAIGGRDGHVTSDNHVLDLTLSTPKEMGGPGKTGATNPEQLFAAAYAACFEGALGVAARQAKVKLENVSVEAFIGFGQAEDGGYGVSADLHVNLPGFGQAQAEELVQAAHGICPYSRATRGNIEVTLTTTTNA from the coding sequence ATGAAAATCAACAAAGTATTTACCGCGCAGGCGAAAGCCATCGGGGGCCGCGACGGCCACGTAACATCCGACAACCACGTGCTCGACCTCACCCTGAGCACGCCCAAGGAGATGGGCGGCCCCGGCAAAACCGGCGCGACCAACCCCGAGCAGCTGTTTGCCGCCGCCTACGCCGCCTGCTTTGAGGGCGCTCTCGGCGTGGCCGCCCGCCAGGCCAAAGTGAAGCTCGAAAACGTGTCGGTAGAAGCATTTATCGGCTTTGGCCAGGCCGAAGATGGTGGCTACGGCGTCTCGGCCGACCTGCACGTGAACCTACCCGGCTTCGGGCAGGCGCAGGCCGAGGAGCTGGTGCAAGCCGCCCACGGCATCTGCCCCTACTCGCGCGCCACGCGGGGCAACATCGAAGTTACCCTCACCACTACGACCAACGCCTAA
- a CDS encoding DNA-binding response regulator, producing the protein MKILLVEDEPKLSSFVRKGLEGEGYWVEAAFDGQLGLSMALNGDYDLVILDVNLPQLNGFEVCRRLRAERPQVAVLLLTALGSIAHKTEGYDAGADDYLVKPFEFQELLLRVRALYRRYHDAGPGRVLRVADLTLHLATKKVARAGQAITLTAREYSLLEYLLLNHGQVVSRVDIAEKVWDLNFDTNTNIIDVYITYLRRKIDKDFAPKLIHTVVGMGYVLRE; encoded by the coding sequence ATGAAAATATTACTGGTTGAAGACGAGCCCAAGCTCAGCTCCTTCGTGCGCAAAGGTTTGGAGGGCGAAGGCTACTGGGTGGAGGCGGCTTTCGATGGCCAGCTGGGCCTGAGCATGGCCCTGAACGGCGACTACGACCTGGTGATTCTCGACGTGAACCTGCCCCAGCTCAACGGCTTTGAGGTGTGCCGCCGCCTGCGCGCCGAGCGGCCTCAGGTGGCCGTGCTGCTGCTCACGGCCCTGGGCAGCATCGCCCACAAAACGGAGGGCTACGACGCCGGCGCCGATGACTACCTGGTGAAACCCTTTGAGTTTCAGGAATTACTGCTGCGCGTGCGCGCCCTCTACCGGCGCTACCACGACGCCGGCCCCGGCCGCGTGCTGCGCGTGGCGGACCTCACGCTGCACCTGGCCACCAAAAAAGTGGCGCGCGCCGGCCAGGCCATCACCCTCACCGCCCGCGAGTACTCCCTGCTCGAATACCTGCTGCTCAACCACGGCCAGGTAGTGTCCAGGGTCGATATCGCCGAGAAGGTCTGGGACCTGAATTTCGATACCAACACCAACATCATCGACGTCTATATCACGTATTTGCGCCGGAAGATTGACAAGGATTTCGCGCCCAAGCTCATCCACACGGTGGTGGGCATGGGCTATGTTTTGAGGGAGTAG
- a CDS encoding MarR family transcriptional regulator encodes MPTVPTPPSAPNELLKLENQLCFPFYAVSRQLTKAYQPYLQALGLTYPQYLVLLLLWEHEELTVKELGTKLLLDSGTLTPLLKRMEQQQWLSRRRDPRDERSVVIGLLPGGRALEARAGHIPAQLLARVGLTLTELAALRTQLTQILTRLA; translated from the coding sequence ATGCCAACCGTCCCTACCCCCCCTTCCGCGCCGAACGAGCTGTTGAAGCTGGAAAACCAACTTTGCTTTCCGTTTTATGCCGTGTCGCGGCAGCTCACCAAAGCCTACCAGCCTTACTTGCAGGCGCTGGGCCTTACCTACCCGCAATACCTGGTATTGCTGCTGCTTTGGGAGCATGAGGAGCTGACGGTGAAGGAGTTGGGCACAAAGCTGCTGCTCGATTCGGGCACGCTCACGCCGCTGCTCAAGCGCATGGAGCAGCAACAGTGGCTCAGCCGCCGCCGCGACCCGCGCGACGAGCGCTCGGTCGTCATCGGGCTGCTGCCGGGGGGTAGGGCGCTCGAAGCGCGGGCCGGCCACATTCCGGCCCAGCTGCTGGCCAGGGTGGGCCTCACGCTGACCGAGCTGGCCGCTTTGCGCACGCAGCTCACGCAGATTCTTACCCGTCTGGCTTAG
- a CDS encoding two-component sensor histidine kinase: protein MTIRARLTLFFAGLMLALVVAVSCGVYFFERNSQRDIFAQRLLRKAEATAQVYVRKHDRLEPTDAILLLTQQNQYEAIYNEANELAYTSRANPSLIITSRFLVQVRTAGRLLFNHEAAQGVALYANDEGERFVVIVTAEDSYGHDGLLRLRNNLLVSDLLGMVLVVLLANLFAGRALRPVQQLSREIQGLSSRTLDQRLSTGNGRDELARLAAQFNALLARLADTVAQNRSFVNHASHELRTPLANLLGTLDISRAYDERPQELRATLTSATEEVRRLISLTNDLLLLAELSQEKPASDLPLVPVLLIEPLLDAVQTVQRRYPGTSIELQLPEAVEDCQARAHAELLTLALVNLLDNACKYSPAGSAVHASLAAGPRGCEYGVRDAGRGIDPEALPHIFEPLYRAEAVRGQVPGNGVGLSLVQRVAELHGGGIAVKSGVGEGTEFRLWL from the coding sequence ATGACCATCCGCGCCCGTCTCACGCTCTTCTTTGCCGGCCTGATGCTGGCGCTGGTGGTGGCGGTGTCGTGCGGGGTTTACTTTTTTGAGCGCAACAGCCAGCGCGACATCTTCGCGCAGCGGCTGCTGCGCAAGGCCGAGGCCACGGCCCAGGTATATGTGCGCAAGCACGACCGCCTGGAGCCGACCGACGCCATTCTGCTGCTCACCCAGCAAAACCAGTACGAAGCTATCTACAACGAGGCCAATGAGTTGGCCTATACCAGCCGGGCCAATCCCAGCCTCATCATCACCTCGCGCTTTCTAGTGCAGGTGCGCACGGCGGGCCGCCTGCTTTTCAATCACGAAGCAGCTCAGGGGGTAGCGCTGTATGCCAACGACGAGGGCGAGCGGTTTGTGGTCATCGTGACGGCGGAGGACAGCTACGGCCACGATGGCTTGCTGCGCCTGCGCAACAACCTGCTGGTTAGTGATTTGCTGGGCATGGTGCTGGTGGTGCTGCTGGCCAACCTCTTTGCCGGGCGGGCGCTGCGCCCGGTGCAGCAGCTGAGCCGCGAGATTCAGGGGCTATCGTCGCGCACGCTCGACCAGCGCCTGAGCACCGGCAACGGCCGCGACGAGCTGGCCCGCCTGGCCGCGCAGTTCAACGCCCTGCTGGCCCGCCTGGCCGACACGGTGGCCCAGAACCGCAGCTTCGTCAACCACGCCTCGCACGAGCTGCGCACGCCGCTGGCCAACCTGCTGGGCACGCTCGACATCTCGCGCGCCTACGACGAGCGGCCCCAGGAGCTGCGCGCTACCCTCACCTCGGCCACCGAAGAAGTGCGCCGCCTCATCTCCCTCACCAACGACCTGCTGCTGCTGGCCGAGCTCAGCCAGGAAAAGCCCGCCTCCGACCTGCCCCTGGTGCCCGTGCTGCTCATCGAGCCCCTGCTCGACGCCGTGCAAACCGTGCAGCGCCGCTACCCCGGCACCAGCATCGAGCTGCAATTGCCCGAGGCCGTGGAAGACTGCCAGGCCCGCGCCCACGCCGAGCTGCTGACGCTGGCCCTGGTCAACCTCCTCGATAATGCCTGCAAATACTCGCCCGCGGGCTCGGCCGTGCACGCCAGCCTCGCCGCCGGGCCGCGGGGCTGCGAATACGGCGTGCGCGACGCCGGCCGGGGCATTGACCCCGAGGCCCTACCCCATATTTTTGAGCCCCTGTACCGGGCCGAGGCCGTGCGGGGCCAGGTGCCGGGCAATGGCGTGGGCCTGAGCCTGGTGCAGCGCGTGGCCGAGCTGCACGGCGGCGGCATCGCCGTAAAGTCGGGGGTAGGCGAGGGCACCGAGTTTCGCCTGTGGCTGTGA
- a CDS encoding dimethylallyltransferase, with product MKIALILTSHDQLGDTGHKTGFWLEEFAAPYYVFKDAGATLTLASPQGGQPPLDPASDTPDTQTDATRRFKQDPAAQQALAHTVKLDTIKAADFDAVFYPGGHGPLWDLAEDKDSIALIEKAYAAGKPVAVVCHAPGVLRHVKAANGEPLVKGKAVTGFTNTEEAAVQLTNVVPFLVEDMLKENGGIYSKKADWQPHVVTVGNLITGQNPASSGPAAEEMLRQLKK from the coding sequence ATGAAAATTGCCCTCATTTTGACTTCGCACGACCAGCTCGGCGACACGGGTCACAAAACCGGCTTCTGGCTGGAAGAATTTGCCGCGCCTTACTACGTATTCAAGGATGCCGGCGCGACCCTCACACTGGCTTCGCCCCAGGGCGGCCAGCCGCCGCTCGACCCGGCCAGCGACACGCCCGATACCCAGACCGATGCCACCCGGCGCTTCAAGCAAGACCCGGCGGCCCAGCAGGCGCTGGCCCACACCGTGAAGCTCGACACGATTAAGGCTGCGGATTTTGACGCCGTTTTCTACCCCGGCGGCCACGGCCCGCTCTGGGATTTGGCTGAGGATAAGGACTCTATCGCGCTGATTGAAAAGGCCTACGCCGCCGGCAAGCCGGTAGCCGTGGTGTGCCACGCCCCCGGCGTGCTGCGCCACGTGAAGGCCGCCAACGGCGAACCGCTGGTGAAAGGCAAGGCCGTAACGGGCTTCACCAACACCGAGGAAGCGGCCGTGCAGCTCACCAACGTAGTGCCCTTTTTGGTGGAAGATATGCTGAAGGAAAACGGCGGCATCTACTCGAAAAAGGCCGACTGGCAGCCCCACGTGGTGACGGTCGGCAACCTCATCACGGGCCAGAACCCCGCCTCGTCAGGCCCCGCCGCCGAGGAAATGCTCAGGCAGCTGAAAAAGTAA
- a CDS encoding iron transporter — MNPIVTAPAEHHLTSSAMLQDIVIGLSDGLTVPFALAAGLSGAVQSSGLVITAGLAEIVAGSIAMGLGGYLAGRTEVDHYAAELTREHEEVRTVPDTERQEVQELFVEMGLSETTAAQATNELVKDPEQWVKFMMKYELGLEEPDPKQAFKSAFTISAAYAVGGLIPLSAYFLTATPHEGLLWSGLITLVCLLVFGYFKSRLTGQAPVAGAIKMAATGAAAAAAAFYVARLVQGHGV; from the coding sequence ATGAACCCCATTGTTACCGCCCCGGCTGAACACCACCTCACCAGTTCGGCCATGCTGCAAGATATTGTTATTGGCTTGTCCGATGGCCTCACGGTGCCGTTTGCGCTGGCGGCCGGCCTGAGTGGGGCGGTGCAGTCGTCGGGCCTGGTCATCACGGCGGGCCTGGCCGAAATCGTGGCTGGTTCCATCGCGATGGGCCTGGGCGGCTACCTGGCCGGCCGCACCGAGGTGGACCACTACGCCGCCGAGCTTACCCGCGAGCACGAGGAAGTGCGCACCGTGCCCGACACCGAGCGGCAGGAAGTGCAGGAGCTATTCGTAGAAATGGGCCTCTCCGAAACCACCGCCGCCCAAGCCACCAACGAGCTGGTGAAAGACCCCGAGCAGTGGGTCAAGTTCATGATGAAGTATGAGTTGGGCCTCGAAGAGCCCGACCCTAAGCAGGCGTTCAAGAGCGCTTTTACCATTTCCGCGGCCTACGCCGTGGGCGGCCTCATCCCGCTCAGCGCCTATTTCCTGACCGCTACCCCCCACGAAGGGCTGCTGTGGTCGGGCCTCATCACGCTGGTGTGCCTGCTGGTATTTGGCTATTTCAAAAGCCGCCTGACGGGCCAGGCCCCGGTAGCGGGAGCCATCAAGATGGCGGCTACCGGCGCGGCCGCCGCCGCGGCGGCCTTCTACGTGGCGCGGCTGGTGCAGGGCCACGGCGTGTAG
- a CDS encoding chloride channel protein, whose amino-acid sequence MSDSKLTTRYEQALAWFDHYLIRPLYTARVRRLILQSFPFWIASLLTGAMAVGYERVFNWAEQVSFTWLSKVPLQAFGLTPVAFLAAWALIHYLAPAARGSGIPQVMAGIDLSNPSQYRHTEYLLSLRVGIVKIVSSVVLLLGGGIIGREGPTIHVSAIIFRTINRLQPAGWPQLSRQIALVTGGAAGLAAAFNTPLGGIVFVVEELTQIHLSRFRMAVFAAVIIAGLTAQQFLGPYLYLGFPKVTSPAGWFQVLAMGCAMVCGLAGALFGKTLLGVAQYRKRFTTLGAQMGWVVGCGFALATLAYFVGVDGVGTGKPIINRLLFQNSGTTPFYLFPVRFAGMVLSYSAGGAGGIFSTSLSAGALLGDGLARLAGVPIVDRNLLILVSMVGFLTGVVRSPFTAAILVLEMTDRHSAIFQLLMGALLAQAVAALVDPHSLYEHLKHGFIREALAQELSPQAAALPPDHDDEHDHEQENVKPQKTQPTE is encoded by the coding sequence ATGTCCGATTCCAAGCTTACTACCCGCTACGAACAGGCCCTGGCCTGGTTCGACCACTACCTCATTCGGCCGCTGTACACGGCGCGGGTGCGGCGGCTCATTCTGCAAAGCTTCCCGTTCTGGATTGCTTCGCTGCTGACCGGCGCGATGGCCGTGGGCTACGAGCGCGTCTTCAATTGGGCCGAGCAGGTGAGCTTTACCTGGCTCAGCAAAGTGCCGCTCCAGGCGTTCGGGCTCACGCCGGTCGCGTTTTTGGCGGCCTGGGCGCTGATTCATTACCTGGCCCCGGCCGCCAGGGGCAGCGGCATTCCGCAGGTGATGGCGGGCATCGACCTCTCCAACCCCTCGCAGTATCGCCACACCGAGTATTTGCTGAGCCTGCGCGTGGGCATCGTCAAAATAGTGAGCAGCGTGGTGCTGCTGCTGGGTGGCGGCATCATCGGCCGCGAGGGGCCCACCATTCACGTGTCGGCGATTATCTTCCGCACTATCAATCGCTTGCAGCCGGCGGGCTGGCCCCAGCTCTCGCGCCAGATTGCGCTCGTGACGGGCGGCGCGGCCGGGCTGGCCGCCGCCTTCAACACCCCGCTCGGCGGCATCGTGTTCGTGGTGGAGGAGCTGACCCAGATTCACTTGTCGCGCTTTCGCATGGCCGTGTTCGCGGCCGTTATCATCGCTGGGCTCACGGCCCAGCAGTTTCTGGGCCCTTATCTCTACCTGGGCTTCCCGAAGGTGACCTCGCCGGCTGGCTGGTTTCAGGTGCTGGCAATGGGCTGCGCGATGGTCTGCGGCCTGGCGGGGGCGCTTTTTGGCAAAACCCTGCTGGGGGTGGCGCAGTACCGCAAGCGCTTCACCACCCTGGGCGCGCAGATGGGCTGGGTAGTGGGCTGCGGCTTCGCGCTGGCCACGCTGGCCTACTTCGTCGGCGTGGATGGGGTAGGAACCGGCAAGCCGATTATCAACCGCCTGCTGTTTCAGAACAGCGGCACCACGCCCTTCTACCTGTTTCCGGTGCGCTTCGCGGGCATGGTGCTCAGCTACAGCGCCGGCGGGGCGGGGGGCATTTTTTCGACTTCGCTGAGCGCGGGCGCGCTGCTCGGCGATGGCCTGGCCCGCCTGGCCGGCGTGCCCATCGTGGACCGCAACCTGCTGATTCTGGTCAGCATGGTGGGGTTTCTGACCGGCGTGGTGCGCTCGCCTTTCACGGCCGCCATCCTGGTTTTGGAGATGACGGACCGCCATTCGGCCATTTTCCAGCTGCTGATGGGCGCGCTGCTGGCCCAGGCCGTGGCCGCGCTCGTGGACCCGCACTCGCTCTATGAGCACCTCAAGCACGGCTTCATCCGCGAGGCGCTGGCTCAGGAGCTGAGCCCGCAGGCCGCCGCCCTACCCCCCGACCACGACGACGAGCACGACCACGAGCAGGAAAACGTGAAGCCCCAGAAAACGCAGCCAACCGAGTAG